Below is a window of Camelina sativa cultivar DH55 chromosome 11, Cs, whole genome shotgun sequence DNA.
gAATAGACGACGCCGTTTTAAGGAAGTGACGTAAATTAGAAGGGAAAAAACTATTGCGGTGAGCGTGGATCGAACACGCGACCTTCAGATCTTCAGTCTGACGCTCTCCCAACTGAGCTATCCCCGCGATGTTATTTGATcagttataattatatataactcTATAACATATCATTGCCATCGTGTATCACCATTTCTTTTCTCGTTGAGGTCGACGCTTTTTCAACTCGAGTTTGTTGTTGTGTTAGGTAACAAATTCAGATGATGGCTTCGATTCCACAGATTATCATGTGTACCAACATCTCCATACACGATGGTTTCAACAAGGAACCCAGTACTAAACTCCAGTCCAAAGGACGGAGCTTTGTTCCTTCTCTGCTTCAGAACAAGTTTGGATTGAGAGTTTCCTTGATTGAGCATAGACAGAGACGGGGTCTGGAGAAGATTGGATTTTTAGCTAGTGAGAAAGCTCTTAACCGGCAAAGACGGGAGATCAAGGTTAGGTGTAacaagggtttagggtttaatggTGGAGATAACAACGGAAACGGGAGGATACTTGGGAACCTTGCTTTGGCTATCGGGTTGACATATCTCTCTATGACTGGTCAGCTTGGTTGGATTCTGGACGCTATTGTCTCTGTTTGGGTATTACTCTCTAAagtcttttaactttttaatgtCTATGATTTGTCTAATTGTGCTGTCTTAGCCTTTTGGTAACTGAAAATTCTTACAATTTGCAGCTGGTTGTTGTGATTGTTCCAATTTTGGGGTTGGGAGCTTTTCTGTGGTGGGCACAGCGAGATATTGTCCAGAGCAATGTAACTCTTTCTTGTCTCTTTGGCTTTTTAAGACATCATTTCAAGAATTCGTAGAAAATCTTAATTATGTAACTCATGGATGCGCTAATCTTGAGTTAAATTTAGTTTAGCTACCACTTGTGTTTGAGTAAATCTTTCAAGATTCTGTTCTACTTAGCTATCTTGCGATTTTTCATCTTGTTGCAGTGTCCGAATTGTGGAAACGAGTTTCAGATATTCAAGTAAGGCTATAACAAGAATCAATccctcagttttttttttttgttgtttcctcAAATCTTGTTGATTGTATCTTCAAACATGCTGCAGGTCTGCGATGGATGATGAAGTACAGCTTTGTCCTTTCTGCACTCAGCCATTCTCGGGTAAAACGATGGATCCTCCACTTTTCGATTTATCAACGGACGTCTGTTTTCTGAAGCATTAGCATTGTGTCTTTTTTTACTTGGAACTTGCAGTGGTAGATGATAAGTTTGTTAAGGAACCAGTGAAATTCTCCAACCAAACTACTGCGTTTGGACAAGACTTAAATGGGTTTTCGTCTGCAACTAAGAAAGGTTTGTTCTTACTTACCCATAATATCTCTTGTGAATCCAATGGTGAGATGAAGTGTTTGATTGATTGTGTAGGAAAGGGTTTCTCAACAGCGATTGTAGACATAGAAGCAGAAGTAACAGATGCAGACTGACAATGCGACCGGGAAGTTATAGCGTAGGCAACAAACTTGTGCAAAGAGCTCGTTGTTGGATATAGAAGTAATATAGAAATACACATccatatgtatatttatatgtcTATGACAATTGTTATCACTCTTTaatcttttgtattttaaatgATTGTTAAATGTTTAAAGTAGTAGTCTCCCGTGTAcgcatgtttttctttgttcctaCAATTTAAACGCCAAGACTTGAGAGTTGAGATGTGTTCTATGAAGACTGGACTTTGTTAAGAAAACAAGTATTGgtaaaataacataattgatTAATCCGTAAACATACTACGTAATTTTTATAAGTCGCCAAGGTTACAAAATTGCAAAAGCTctttttgaaagaaaacatcaacgTTAGCAAGACCAAAATAGACAAATGAACTATCAaaaatttctatctttttccCCTTCTTTGTAGCTTTTTCCACCAAAATCACTCGTACAATTTCTTGGCCGAAAGAGTTCTGAGAGTTTTGGTTTGGTCCTTTGTAGCTTTCTCTTCATACTTCTCGCTCAACGCTATAGCTTTAGCCTGGGCTTTCATCTTCCTTACATTCTTCGTTCTCTTCATCGGTATTCCTTTCTTCTTGCTTGTcctaaaagaaaacaagaaatgtCATCTGGATTAAAGGAAAGCAAAGCGTAAGGAGGACCAAATCTAATCTTTTCATGCCTTAGTAACATTACAGTTGAGGACCGTAACAAAACGATAAACTAGTACACAATCAAAACTTATCCAAGATTCTTGCATTTAGTCTCCTATGTTATCTTCTAGATTTAGAACTAATGTGGAGAAACTTAAGCTTGTTGTAACCATTAGAGTAATACAACAATAGCAAACTACATGACTCCAGGTCCAACCTCAAAGGATCAGAAGAGAGTAATACAACAATGGCAAACTACATAGCGACCTAAGACTAATATAATATCAATCCAACTAGGTCACAAATCTTTCCGAGAGTACCATAAGTCCATAACTGGACAAAACTACAAATCGAAATGGGCctaataaaagatattttagatCCAAGTCAAAATTAACGATGTTAAAGCCGGCAGAGTTTCAAAAAGGCTTACAGGTTACTAGAAAGGGGAGCTAGTTTCGGAGCTAGATTCGAGTCTCCGGTCTCCGTAGTATCCATGGCTAACGAAATCAACGAAGAAACAATCAAAGAGTAAGTAAACACCTGAATCTCAACGCAGAGTGAGAATcttaagaagacaaagaaacgAGGACGCTATATGTCTACCTATAGCCACGGCATTCATTTTCCCTGCCTTCTTGGTTCTTTTCATCGGTTTTCCTTTCCTTGTGCTTGTCCTAAAACGAAAACCGGAAATGTCATCAGGATTAAAGAAAAGCACAGAGTAAActtcaattaaaaacaaaaaaaacgagtCAAATTGTAGCTAAATTGCATACATATAtgttctaaaaataccaaatttataAGCATTCCATGCCTTAGTACATTAACGTAACCAAATGATGAAACGAGTTTACAAGAGAAAATTTTGTCAGAGATTCTCTCACTCAAACAGCTTGTATAATTGTCTTCCAAAGTGTTAGAGCTAATGTGGAAACCTCAGCTTGTAAACCATTACAAGTAATATGAACAGTAGACAACCTACTACAATACATGACTCCAGGTCCAGGACAAGAACAAAGCAATTTACAATGGAAGTTGGTATTTGGAAACATGAGACCAAGAGAAACACAATTAGAGGTATTTTTGTATAACATAAAATCCAACTACAGTATAGTTACACAAGTCTTCCTGTGAGAGTACCATAACTAACCAAACTACAAATCAACTGGGGGAAACGAGAAAAGACTTAAAGCCGGACTCCAAAGCGAAGAGTACAAGAGTTTTGAGATTGTTAAACGCTTACAAGGTACGAGCACGAGCAGCTAGTCTCGAATCTCCAGTCTCCGTAGTGTCCATGGCTAACCAATAAAAGGAAAAGTAAACACATGAATCCCCCAAACTTGTTCGGCTTAGAATCTAGATATATATACTACCTTGAGGAGGAGCTTGGAAGAAGCTTTTAGATTCGGAATTGTCCACGGAAGCGTCTTCTTCCATGTTCTTCTTCCTGTTCCTCTTCTTCGTCATGGCCGGATTTTGGCTTTGGCGCTAgggctgagagagagagagagagagacgacggaGGAGGAAACTATCGAATTTTTTCACCTAAACCCTTTGTCGGGTCAATTTTACTAATTCGGATCCAATTATTGGGCCTTTTATTATAAAAGCCCATTTATCTAATTTTAACATCATCATCGTCTACCTAATAAAGAGTTCAGtgtctctgtatttttttcaaaactctctctttctttttgtattcGTTGGAAATGGCTTCTCGTTGGcaaaaattagttaaaaggtttatttttgttttcagtttttgctatttttttctctttaatttgtttgaatCATATGGTTACAATGTTGAGAGATTGATTCTTCATTTGGCGTTACAATGCTGGCTTTGTTCCCCCCAACCCCCACTACATGATTTGAGAAGAttttaatttagggtttatggagcTCAATTAGCCGCGAAAATGGGTGTTGATTAATTAAGActcttttacaaaacaaaaaaaaaaagtttgaatttttgtttttctttgttggtgGGTGGATTCTGATTTTATCGGCGTTTCCGGCCACACACAATGACGAAAAGTTCGGTTAAGGAAACGTTGGAGTCTCTCCGTCAGCACGGCGTTAGCGTGAGCTTCAAGGAGTCGTCGTTGATTCCGTCTCGGTCTACTTCAAGGGCACAAATGGTGTCGAATCGTCAATCGCTTCCGGCGAACTTACGTAATGCAATTGCTCAAATGAGTCCTGCTAAGGACCCGCATGATCTCGATAACGTTGAGTATTTCTTCCGAGAGGTACATTGAAGATTGcttcttttgtctttcttcaTTCACAGCTTCAACTTGTATTGGgttcgtttttgttttaaagtttatatttttatgccaGAAACTTCGAGTTTGGTGTCGCGTTGCTAATGGGCAGTGGAACTTGGGGAAGATACAATCTACTTCTGTTGAtgatgtttgtgttttgttgtccAATACCGAAGAGGTAAGTTcctttttacttgttttataCCTTTGTATGATATGGAAAAGGCCTTATGGTGTTATTTTGTGTTAAGGTTGTGAAAGTATCAGTGGAAGAGATTTTTCCTGCTAACCCAGATATTTTGGAGGGAGTTGAAGACCTTATACAGCTTAGTTATCTGAATGAACCATCTGTTCTTTACAACCTAAGGGTCAGATATTCACAGGACTTGATTTATGTAAGTTctcttgtggtttgtttttgataaatttgttattctagccgagtttacttttttttgacATAGTTCCATgtttctctattatagagtaaagCAGGGCCGGTTTTGATTGCAGTAAATCCATTTAAGAATGTCCAGATCTATGGCAAAGAGTTTCTGTCAACGTATCAGAATAAGGCTTTGGATGCTCCTCATGTTTATGCAGTGGCAGATGCAGCTTTTGATGAGATGATGAGAGGTGATTCTTCATGAAGAACCAAAACTTAGTTCCTTACCATGGTGTTAACTTTAGggcatttacatttttaattttctctttacgCAGAGGAGAAGAACCAATCTATTATCATAAGGTACGAGGCTTTCCATTCTGAATGTTTTTTCTGTGTATATAGACGATGATTAGACTGCTTAGGTGAAATGGATTTTCTGATATTGATATCAACAatcaaatgaataataatattatttcatagTGGAGAAAGTGGAGCTGGGAAAACTGAGACAGCAAAATATGCAATGCAGTACTTGGAAGCTCTTGGTGGAGGTAGCTTTGGGGTGGAAAACGAATTCCTAAAGACAAGTTGTATACTTGAAGCTTTTGGGAATGCTAAAACATTAAGAAATGACAACTCTAGCCGATTTGTGAGTTACacatacctttttgttttccaatttttGCATGACTGGATGTTTTTTCCCAAATTACaaaaatcatttctttagattttagACTTTGGTGTCGGCCGTAAATTGATTCAATAGTAAATCTGAATTGGTGCAGGGAAAACTGATGGAGATTCATTTTAGTGCAAAGGGAAAGATATGCGGAGCTAAACTTGAAACTTGTAAGAATTGAACATTTGTATTATTGTTTGCCAATTTTCTTTGCTTGGCTATGGGAGCTcacatcttttttttgggtttcctCACCATGTTTGTGTCACTACTTGTGCTGAATGACCATAGTTCTCCTAGAAAAGGTAAGTTTTTGTTGAGAACCTCTAGTCAGATTCTACTTGGTAAGCTATTCATAGGCTAATTAGTAGTCTCTTTGGATCAGTCAAGAGTGGTTCAGCTGTGCAACGGCGAGAGATCATACCATATCTTCTATGAATTGTGTGCAGGAGCTCCACAAATTCTTATAGGTAACATTTCAAATTCGAGATATATAAGAACTAATTCAGGTATTTTACGTATTCAGCAGCATATGATATGCTTAGGAAGTGTCCCTGCTGAAGCAAAAATGTagacatatataaaagatcaaTTAGCTTAGTTGCGCATGGTTGAGAAGCTAGAAGTTACTagaacatttttattatatgattttgtttgcaGAGAGATTGAAGCTTAAAGCAGCAAGTGAATACAATTATTTGAACCAGAGCAAATGCTTAACCATTGATCGCATTAATGATGCACAAAAGTTTCACAAACTGATGGTAACTTTATCTATTTCCACTGCTTCCCTTTGTTTTCCATGAAACAGATGCCATGTTTCTGTAATTTCTTATTCTGTCAGAGATTTCTCTTTTGTTATAGGAAGCTTTCAACATTGTTCAAATTCCACAAGAATACCAAGAACGTGCATTTTCTCTGCTTGCAGCCGTGTTATGGTTAGGAAATGTTTCTTTTAAAGTGATTGACAATGAAAACTATGTGGAAGTGGTAGCAGATGAAGGTAGAATTGATTGTCATTTATCATTTGAATTAGTGAACTGGTTGTGAACTTAATAGGATTAAACTTTACTGATGTTTATTATGTTGTTCTTATTTCATACAGCTGTCACTAATGTAGCTATGTTAATGGGCTGCAATTCAAAAGAGCTTATGGTGGTTTTGTCTACATGCAAGCTCCAAGCTGGTAGAGATTGCATTGCTAAAAGACTGACACTGCGACAGGTTTGTTTAATATCTATACAAACACTGCAATATATTACACAACACTAGTAATTTCTATATACATTAGCTAGCTAAAGGTAGTGTGCGGATTGCTTTGTTATATATTCAGGCAACTGAGATGAGGGATTCTCTTGCGAAAACCATCTATGCGAGCCTATTCAACTGGCTTGTTGAGCAAATAAACATTTCACTGGAAGTTGGTAACTCACGTACAGGAAGATCTATTAGTATCCTTGATATATATGGGTTTGAATCATTTAAGGTTCGTAACCATGCTCGAGTTTTTATAGCCTCTATATATTTTGACTGTGTAATGATCAGGTCTTTTATGGTTTTAGAATAATAGTTTCGAACAATTTTGCATAAACTATGCAAATGAAAGACTGCAGCAACATTTCAACCGACATCTATTTAAACTTGAACAAGAGGTAATCTTCTTTCTCTAAAGCCTCATTATATGAAGATGTGGTATTCTGCTTCTGGTCAGCTACAATTATCAGAAAAATGTGTATTGTTAATTTGTGCTAGTCTCTTCACTGTTCAGGAATATGAAGGGGATGGAATTGATTGGACTAAGGTCGAATTCAAAGACAATCAAGAGTGTCTAAACCTGATTGAGAAGGTAATATTTAGCATGTCATCTTACTGATTAAGAAAGGGATGGTATAATACTTTGACAAACTCAGAATTTGATAGTTGCTTTAAACATGATTGAGATTATGGTGTTTTCTTCCatgttttgagaaaatcatCTCACGAATATGGTTGCTCATGCAGAAACCCATTGGTTTGGTATCGCTACTAGATGAAGAATCAAATTTTCCGAAGGCGACTGATACAACGTTTGCCAACAAGCTCAATCATCATTTGAGGGCTAACTCTTGTTTCAAGGGAGGGAGAGGTCAGGGTTTCAGAGTTTGTCACTATGCTGGAGAGGTCTGTTGATACCCCAAATCCAGAAAGTTGGATTCTGCATATTAAATTGTTATTATGTGGCTATGAGTCAGTGAAATTATTAAGGTGCAAGAGAATGAACATATATCTCCTTGGGTACTTATGGGAGTTTTGTACTTTTAATAGGTTCTCTATGATACAAACGGCTTCCTGGAAAAGAACAGAGATCCGCTGCATGTTGATCTTATCCAACTTTTATCATCAAGCAAATGTCAATTATTGAACCTGTTTTCTTCTAAGATGTGTTACAAGTCTCTAAAGTCGGCAACCATTTCGGACTCCATGAATCAAACTGTGATTACAAAGTTTAAGGTGAGAAGGCTTGAATTCTGCAGTTTTCTGTATTGATTGAAATCTTCCTAAAAAGTTTTCTGAAAATAATCTTTTGACTTTAATAGCCTCTTTGTAAACTTTATTGAATATGACTGGACCATCGGTATATTCTTTCACTTTATGCTTACAGGGCCAACTTTTCAAGTTGATGAACAAGTTAGAAGACACCACTCCTCATTTTATTCGATGCATAAAGCCAAATTCAAATCAGCTTCCTGGAATTTATGATGAGAATCATGTTCTACAACAGCTTAGATGTTGTGGCGTTTTGGAGATTGTTAGAATATCAAGATCAGGATATCCTACACGGTTGACACATCAAGAGCTAGCAGTAAGGTATGGTCTCTCAACTTAAACGATGTGCTTTGTTGATAGATCTATTGTTCCAATCATAAGCTTTGTCTTTGTTGGTTTGTTCATGGATTAGATATGGATTCATACTTCTGGCCACAAAATTCTCCCAGGATCCACTTAACACATCAACTGCTATTCTGAAACAATACAATCTTCCTCCTGAAATGTATCAAGTTGGTTATAGGAAAATATACCTCCGAACTGGACTAGTAAGTTCTCTTTATCTGTAGATATTATGTTGGTTTCCTGATCAATCGGCAATTTATAACGCCTTCATCTTTATATTTGATAGATTGGCGTCcttgaggaaagaaaaaaatatgttttatgtgGCATACTTGGATTACAGAAGAAATTTCGTGGTTATAAGACTCGTGAACACTATCACAATATGAAGAATGCTGCAGTGATGCTTCAGTCATGTAATCATTCATGATTCCTTTATTTGTGGTAtatgttttctcttctcttatttaTTCTGTTGCTATAGATATCCGCGGAGAACATGCCAGGAGAAACTACATTGTGGTCGGAGGATCAGCTATCGTTTCCCCAGCAACTATTGAAGAACTTGATGCAGTCATACACTTGCAATATGGTAAACATCAATGTCTTTCCTTTGGcatcaaaaatttgtatttctaTTTTGGATAAGATTTTACAGCTCTCTTCCTTGTATGTAGTGGTACGCAAATGGCTGGCTCGTAAACACTTAAATAGTATGcaacagaagaaaaaatcatGCAATGGAAAGAAAAGACCGAGAAGAAAGTTAACGAGGAGGGATTCCAAAGATAAGGTAGCATTTTGCCTGATGTATGTGTGTCTATGAGTTCTCTACTGCTGaaacttattatctttcttgtttagGGCCTTCTTTTAGAGCAGCTTCAGGTCCAACCTTTGGCTTTTGCTGATCTCCAGACCCGGGTTCAGAAAGTCGAAGCAGCTATAATGCAGAAGGACGATGAAAACACTGCATTGCAGGACGAGTTGCAACGATTTGAGGAAAGATGGTTAGAGAACGAAACAAAAATGAAGTCAATGGAGGAAACATGGCAAAAACATATGTTGTCAATGGAGGTACAGTGCCCATCACTCCACGTAATCATCATCAAGCATATATATGATTTGCTCTGACCAAACGCCTAAAAGCTAATGATGTTCCAAATCTATATATGCCTTTGCAGATGAGTCTTGCAGCTGCTTGTAAGATTTTGGCTCCAAACAAAACTGCAAGTCATGGTAATGACTCAGAGGATACAATGTCCTTCGGAACTCCCACAAAAGAGCTTAAGGATAGCTTGAGTGACGCTAACAATCTTTCTACAGAATCTGATCAACGAAGCG
It encodes the following:
- the LOC104722188 gene encoding uncharacterized protein LOC104722188; the protein is MMASIPQIIMCTNISIHDGFNKEPSTKLQSKGRSFVPSLLQNKFGLRVSLIEHRQRRGLEKIGFLASEKALNRQRREIKVRCNKGLGFNGGDNNGNGRILGNLALAIGLTYLSMTGQLGWILDAIVSVWLVVVIVPILGLGAFLWWAQRDIVQSNCPNCGNEFQIFKSAMDDEVQLCPFCTQPFSVVDDKFVKEPVKFSNQTTAFGQDLNGFSSATKKGKGFSTAIVDIEAEVTDAD
- the LOC104722189 gene encoding uncharacterized protein LOC104722189, which translates into the protein MTKKRNRKKNMEEDASVDNSESKSFFQAPPQAMDTTETGDSRLAARARTLTSTRKGKPMKRTKKAGKMNAVAIAMDTTETGDSNLAPKLAPLSSNLTSKKKGIPMKRTKNVRKMKAQAKAIALSEKYEEKATKDQTKTLRTLSAKKLYE
- the LOC104722190 gene encoding myosin-4-like, with the protein product MTKSSVKETLESLRQHGVSVSFKESSLIPSRSTSRAQMVSNRQSLPANLRNAIAQMSPAKDPHDLDNVEYFFREKLRVWCRVANGQWNLGKIQSTSVDDVCVLLSNTEEVVKVSVEEIFPANPDILEGVEDLIQLSYLNEPSVLYNLRVRYSQDLIYSKAGPVLIAVNPFKNVQIYGKEFLSTYQNKALDAPHVYAVADAAFDEMMREEKNQSIIISGESGAGKTETAKYAMQYLEALGGGSFGVENEFLKTSCILEAFGNAKTLRNDNSSRFGKLMEIHFSAKGKICGAKLETFLLEKSRVVQLCNGERSYHIFYELCAGAPQILIERLKLKAASEYNYLNQSKCLTIDRINDAQKFHKLMEAFNIVQIPQEYQERAFSLLAAVLWLGNVSFKVIDNENYVEVVADEAVTNVAMLMGCNSKELMVVLSTCKLQAGRDCIAKRLTLRQATEMRDSLAKTIYASLFNWLVEQINISLEVGNSRTGRSISILDIYGFESFKNNSFEQFCINYANERLQQHFNRHLFKLEQEEYEGDGIDWTKVEFKDNQECLNLIEKKPIGLVSLLDEESNFPKATDTTFANKLNHHLRANSCFKGGRGQGFRVCHYAGEVLYDTNGFLEKNRDPLHVDLIQLLSSSKCQLLNLFSSKMCYKSLKSATISDSMNQTVITKFKGQLFKLMNKLEDTTPHFIRCIKPNSNQLPGIYDENHVLQQLRCCGVLEIVRISRSGYPTRLTHQELAVRYGFILLATKFSQDPLNTSTAILKQYNLPPEMYQVGYRKIYLRTGLIGVLEERKKYVLCGILGLQKKFRGYKTREHYHNMKNAAVMLQSYIRGEHARRNYIVVGGSAIVSPATIEELDAVIHLQYVVRKWLARKHLNSMQQKKKSCNGKKRPRRKLTRRDSKDKGLLLEQLQVQPLAFADLQTRVQKVEAAIMQKDDENTALQDELQRFEERWLENETKMKSMEETWQKHMLSMEMSLAAACKILAPNKTASHGNDSEDTMSFGTPTKELKDSLSDANNLSTESDQRSVIINEDAKSLVEVGLEPDSSSNRTQHAEELRRLKLRFEKWKKDYKARLSETKTRLRLNGVERRRRKWWCKKSC